The Leguminivora glycinivorella isolate SPB_JAAS2020 chromosome 25, LegGlyc_1.1, whole genome shotgun sequence nucleotide sequence TTTAGAGCTGCTTATGTAAGTTGATAAGCAGCGCTGGCAGTTAATTGTTTTTGAGATTTTTCTACATAGATACCCTGCTGTATACGCTGAACATTCAActttcattttttgtaaagttgATCCATGTTTTTGGTAATCTAGTTTAGATTCACTTGGACAGACCTGTGAAGTGGATGGGCGGGAAATTATGTTTGGACATTGATTTTCTTTGTTGTCTTCATGGTCTTCTAGGTCTTCTACATCAAAAAGAAAATCTTTCTGTAATAAAACCTCACCATTATCCACTTCACAGTTTGCAAATTTAGAGTGAGGGCTCAATATATTAGAGAGAAGTAACGACTTAAAAGTATGCACAAAACTACAGGCATTTGGTTTAACATTTCTGTAGTTGAGAGCCCTCACTCTCCCAAAAAAGTTTTCCAGTGGGTCTTGGTTTATATTTCGCGGGTAAAAATATTCCACACCAAATTCGTCAAACAAAATCTTCGATATCCTACTGAAACTGTTAAGTGTTACTACCCATCCTTCTAGTGACGGTACTCGAACCAATCGAGGATTTCCTTGCCTTAAAGCCAATTTACTGGTCACGTCCTCGtattgaattttatttaatttttctatGGCTTCCAACCAAAATTTATGGTGAGCTGAATTTTTTTTCACTGCTTTCCTCAGTTTCCCTTTAGTTGCGCCTCCAGGGGAGCCGTTGACGCTGTCAAACAACGTGTCAAAAAATTCAATGAGCTCTGCTGTCGCTTCCATGGTATCAGTATCACTTGAGTCAGGATTATGAAGCTTGTCTGAAAGCAGAAATAAATCGTCAGCAAATTTTATTGCATCATAGAGGCCTTTAATATAATTAAACTATAAAAGTTTCAATCGTATGAGAATAAAAACTCGCAAAAGTAATGTCAtagcaaattatttatttattttacactaGATGGAATCAAAAAACAAGACTCATATCACATACATGTGTATGACTTTTATAAAAAAGTACAGACTTTTAAGCGGCATAACGGCCAGAAGACGGCACACAAACCCCGCAGACGCAAGTCAAGTGGACCACAGACGAACCACTGAAACAGCCTTTGTGCATGTAGCCTTCACCAGCACACTCCGCACACGGAGGCGGTGGCGGTATAACGTAGCGCGACACATTCAAatagttaaattaaaatattacttactaAGGGCAGCTGTGTAGTTCAGCATGGCCGCTGTTCGTGAACTAAAAACTTGCGCCGCCACGCtgactttcattttttttattttatcgggATCTACGTGGTGCGCCGTTAATTTTGGTAATGCCCTCGTGTGACCCAGCCGGCTATCAATGTCATATATGTATTGAATGTCCTTCCATGATGCTCTCTTTCCTTcccaaataatatttttgttaagGAAATTGTTCCTTAATCCTTTAAGTAAATGGGGCGGGTCGTAAAATACACTTAAATGATGACCAGCAATGTGTACTGTGCCATCTGAAATAATAAAGTAATATTAATACAGTAGGTATTTTGTAACTCTAATTAACAATACTGTAGGTTTATACAAAgcgtaattttttattttttttcccttaacaattttttaaaatatcattagtGGACGTTTCTGCTTCTTGAAAATTGATTTAAAGTTAAGTTGATActcgtataataaataaaataaattatacgacattcttacacaaattgactgtcctatggtaagctcaagatttcaatttcaatatcatttatttcagatgtAAGTTTACAATGTAATACAACCAAAACACTTACATGGTACATATATTAATAAACAGACATATTatgtgttgtaggtactcagacaactcaggaacaaatatctatgctcatcacacaaataaatgcccataccgggattcgaacccaggaacgCGGCTTAACAGATAAGGGGGCCGGTCGTCAGAATCACCTTATATCACAAGAAGTTAAAAACATGAAGTTAAATAATTGAGCATTCGTCGTCAGGAGCCAAATAAACCAAAAATATCTACAATCTACATCagtactatataatatatactttatttatatttaccatCTTCTGTGTTGGCTTCGTCGTTACGGTAACGTATTGTCTCTTCTCGGAATTTTTTGATCGCAGTTCTGAAGGTCGATCCTTGGTCGCAAACTAGTCCTAAAGGTATAAGTCCTGTTTGAGCCACTTCTGCCACGATTTGCTTTAAGATTTCCTGCATCTCGTTTGTAGATGTTGTTCCTTCGCAGAAGTAATATGATATGCACTGCCGCCATGAAGAACATATGCCTCTTATCATAAATACAAGGGCATGATCACAAAACTTCATTTTTCTTTCACCAGCGACATCCACAAATCCATGAATTAGATCATTACTTTCATTGTATGTTAAGTACGGTGTCAGAGCAATTTCGTCAAATACTATTGAGCATAACTTTTGCTGTTGTCCCCAGTTTTTCACGGTATTTCGGATGTGAGAAAATAACTGTCGGTTAATTCCTGGTTTGATTATTACTTTTTCAGATAGTCTGTGTAAAGTCCTCTTAGTGGGCAAAGCAAACATTGTTTCCAAAAGTTTGTACGCCTTTGGGCTTTGCTTCATCAGCAATAGAGCCATACGCTTTTCTTCCATCGTGAACGTTCGGGACATTTTGTTTTTGCGACACAGTTTCAATTgcattagcagaaacgtctgtgcCTGTTTGTTAAGTAGGTCGAAATTCTTAAACAATTGCTCGTTACCTCCATATGATTTAGCTTGTGAAAGTCTTTCTCCGCCAGTGTCACCCATACATGATTTCGTAATACTTATCATGTCGTTGACGAATTTTCTTCCCTTTGAACTTAATTTCTTCATAACAGaacctgtaataaaaaaaatagatatgaTTATACGGATGATACCGACATTGTATTCCATGACAACTCCTGGGCCACAAATTCACAAATTTAGCAGGGAAgggctaaataaaaataaaaaactatatTAACCAAGAGAATTTGTTTAAAATACAGTATGCAATTAATCGACGACCCCCACACTAGGCTAAGCCTGTATCGTGGAAGTCAGCTACATGCGTGGTTTGACCAGATAACAGCAgcttaagtaaaaataaatactaagtGCATGCAAACTtacaaatataagtacctattacaattaatataaaatataacgttAAACAAGATCACGACAAGATAAAGTCACGATCAAGATAACGACAAACAATGACAAGATCAAATGAAAAACAGAGGGTTCCGTAACTAGTGATTTAGGTAGagagagtgtgtgtgtgtgtgagaaTATGtatggtgtgtgtgtgtgtgtgtgtgtgtgtgtgtgtgtgtgtgtgtgtgtgtgtgtgtgtgtgtgtgtgtgtgtgtgtgtgtgtgtgtgtgtgtgtgtgtgcgagGGACTTATtgtgaaaaatgtttattgtcTAAGACAGCATATTTTCTCAAAATCTTCGTAAGTTAAAGGCAGTAGGAATTTACGTAATAAGGATTTAGCTTTTTAGGAAGAGGGCAGCGTTTAATGTCACATCGTTTCAGCACAGCGTTATAAATATAAggaaaaataaatgatttaaagcGTCTAGCGAACCTACTACGGACTCGAGGTACAGATGTTCTGAATATAGGTTGGTTTAGCATGCTAGGGTAGGATGAGCAGTTTATTATCCGGCTATGCATGTAAACGGCAACTCGCATGATAAAAAGTCTACGGACACTGAGAACTCCAGCCTCTCTGAAAAGGCTCTCTGTTGAAAATTGTCTCGGTTTGCGCAAGGATACCTTTAACACCGCTCTTTGAGCTCTTTCCAGAGTAATCAGGTTGGTTACGAATTTAAACCGAAACGAATTTAAACATTTCTCTGCTAATTTTGGGCAGGGTCTTGAAGGCCGGGCCTGAATGGCTAATGCTGACCCTGAACATCACCAATACAAACTTCCTCTGATTTCACACAAAACCAATATATAGCTATCCATGCCGTAATCGGCAACTGCGACCTACTAGCTACTTACGTTACGAGCGTGTGCTCGGATATGGCTTGCAAAGCCGAACTTGGTCTTGAAAACTCCGTCACACGTGGGGCTAAAACCAATATACAATATACCTACATGGCAGACATCCTTGAGTTCCATGACTcgagaacaaatatctgtgtacatcacacaaataaatgtccttaccagTCATcataatatagtacattacatcagaggccgggaaaatgaggatttccggccaagtgggatagggatacgaggccgggaatccgttttcacgccgaggcatgtatagtgcttttctcaaacatacaatgaaataaaaaaaaaatgctctaaaggataatatataaaatattttattaaaaaaaaagttactttgcagggctaggcctaaaaaataatatgaaatccctttacagtcctctcgagttgttgcgcccaaaaagcgatacttcccagcccattttaaggaacgtaaagacaatatttcattgcatgtttgcagtttcatgtgctctgcctacccctttatgggatacaggcgtgactgtatgtatgtatgtatgtttgagaaaaataaatatatgtacctgTATTACGTTTCCGTGTTGATTTCTTCTGTTGCAATGATTGAGCTGATGTTGGTTCAATTTCTGAAACAGAACAAACGACATAAAAATTAAATCCAAGTCGGTAACCATTTATTgcaacagacataaacaaaaataaataggtaaaaaaaaaaactttatcggGTCCCTATTATTTCTCATACatgtatttaattaattgtaCACTATACTTGAGAGAGAGTGAGAGAGATGACAATTAAATAGTATTCATTCATGGACTTGTATGGTGCTCTAATAGTTTTGTAAAAAATCTTTAATTCTATCATGTGATTTGATGTGATGACTAGaacaaaatgaaataattagaagtaaattttttttgggtatagaacattttaattttatgcgtGTTTTACTGAAAAGCTTATTtggacataattatgtatattatgtacatatatcgttgtctgaatacccacaTCACAGGCCTgtagcttaccgtggggctcagtcaatctgtgtatggATGTCGtatacttaatattttttttattttttttgaaacAAACCTGTTAGTTCCGAGACTTCCGAGGAAACATCAAGAACAGTGCCATCAATCACTTTTGGTAATGATGATGAGTCTTTGTCTACTGCTACACCATCTGAAAGCGTAATGgcgaaatgttaaaaaaacaatCACATATGTATACGTATATTATAATACACGTATAATTTAGTGATGCTTCTTCTAGATCATTTTCTTCCTTGCGTcgttccggcatttgccacctttgacaactaatcccaagatttggggAAGGCATTacttttacaaaagcgactgccatctgaccttccaacccgaagggttacGTGCCTTACAGggtttattgggattagtccggtttcctcacgatgttttctttcatcGAAAAGCGACCTAGCGAGCTACCTATACCaagacataataatatatagcaTTTACACAACATGCTACACAAGCCACTGAAAACCTCAGAGActccaacagatttttattatttagaattaGTCTAGAGAATTTATTCTTAAATCTGTATATTATTTCCAAAgatattgctgtttcttttattttactacttctAGTTGATTAGTAACTATACGTTAAATGATCACGTATGTGTGACGTGTTAGTGTTTCATCATGGTCCACACAGATTACTAGCAAttcgtaatccttattacaaagATATAAGCTTTAGGTATCTTATAAATTGTCAGTCATACAAACTGGGCTGGAGCCTGGAACAAAAGTCGATAAGGCGATAGTTTGTTacaaattataagaaaaacagcccttattgcctgaattACGGTAGTGACATTAGCAACTGacattcactttttaataataggAACTGCAATGTCGTATTTTTGCCAtgctaaattgaaccttatcactgagtcAGATGAGCTAACTATTGACAATTCaatctttaataaaaataacagcCAGTATTAAATAGTACCAAGTAGATACCTATGCAATCCTATATCATATCAATGATACagtagtacatacatacatacagtcacgcctgtatcccataaaggggtaggcagagcacatgaaactactaaagcttcagtgccactcttggcaaataaggggttgaaagaaaacgaagctgtggcattgcagtgacaggttgccagcctctcgcctatgccacaatctaacccatatcccacagtcgccttctacgacacccacgggaagaaaggggtggtgaaattcttaacccgtcaccacacaggttacAGTAGTAACTGTCGCGTTTGTAACTTATAGACCGGGcacacaataaataaaaaataaatacaaaaaacaacCTGCATTTAAAATAtagcctaatcgattcaactcTTGATTCTAAacactgttttcaggttttcagTGGATGGTGTAGCACGTTGTAGTATAAAaatcttaataaaataaataaaaataatttatttcggACCACAAAATCCATACATTAATTTATGTGAAAAAGTGAATgagtttaaaaatagactagacaagcaCATCACATCTACATAATGTACATCTACACATGTCATAATGATGactggatacaggctatatcagttttttaagttttttaactgcctgcctgcttattaaataataataatatatcttaaactgaccaactattataatatgtactcgtttttagggttccgtagtcaactaggaacccttatagtttcgccatgtctgtctgtccgtccgtccgtccacggataacgtcagtgacggttagcactagaaagctgaaatttggtaccaatatgtatatcaatcacgccgacaaagtgcaaaactaaaaagtggaaaaaaatgtttagttaGGGTACCccgctacatgtaaagtggggactgatttttttttcattccgaccccaacgtgtgatatattgttggataggtgtttaaaaatgaataaggatttactaaaatcgttttctgagaatattaatattttcggaaatatagATTATACtatacttttgaaccatatgtttaaaaaatatgaaaaaaatcacaaaagtagaactttataaatactttccagtaaaattgttttgaacatgataggtttggtagtttttgagaaaaatacggaaaactacgaaaccctacactgagcgtggcccgacacgctctggGCCGGTTTTATTTGATGAAACATTTCCTACAAGTACCTTTACTTTGTGGGACGGAGGCCACAGTGTCAGAATGTGAGGAAGTTGGTGGGAAAACGGCTTCTGCAGTGAGTTTTGGTAATGACGATGGACCTTCATCTACTGCTGTCACATCTGAAAGAGTAAAAGCGGAATGTTAGCCAATAATGATACctacataagtacataaataattCTCAAGATGGATGGAAATTGATGTAGTCGATCTGTTatgcataaaataaaataaaaagtcataATGGCAAATTAATATATGAAGACATTCTCAGTGGACCATAAGAATGGCTAGATAGATGGCCAAGCGCGTaacaaaaatttataatttatatgcaTGGGGTCAAGTTTTACTTTGTAGACACTTTGTGTCTACAGTAATTGGATTAGGTATTCATGGACTTGTATGGTGCTCtaatgtttttgtaaaaaatcttTAGTTAAAGTCTAATGTGATTTGATATCATGACTAGAACAAAATCAAAcaattagaagtattttttttgggCAAAGAAcatttaagaggccttattcctaaagacgagcgttttttgcaaaatagaacctttttcattcaaaattataaagaaactataaatgattattaaaaaaatgataatgttcctaaaagtacatatcttaagctagaaagtcaattggtactactttaaaatatgtctttttatacttccgaaaaatcagttttttcggaagacgttttcaattttcatagtgggatagctcgtttagaatcgtgattgtgctgttaaaaatgttatttggggtaataaatgatcacaatcctatttgttatatcctgtacgagttagctaatactttgacattttaagatttacttgaaatggtggataaataaccttccgtatcctccccattttttcgataaaaagaggtttacattatgtatttttcctgcgattcctgcattttttgtaactcttaaataatattatcctaaactagaacttcttattgacctataagaaaaaaatcatacatataagacatacctttctgtcgatagatatgtttttaaaacacctaaaattcgaataaaagacactgctaacgcgagcccgctcagtctgcgccgagcgctcgaagacaacggacctgcgtttgatcgtccggcgcacctagctttcgtaagcagctcgatagttccgagaagtgccgtaaactgcgactaaacaaatcttgatcctttttacaccttatgcaattttagcattcgacatgcttttcatatgattttggattttaagttatacgtgaagtttgttgagagtttgaattattatta carries:
- the LOC125239535 gene encoding uncharacterized protein LOC125239535, with the protein product MMEQNMVIGRPGEDFHEHPSCSYSQIENSAPLSKDVTAVDEGSSSLPKLTAEAVFPPTSSHSDPVASVPQSKDGVAVDKDSSSLPKVIDGTVLDVSSEVSELTDVTAVDEGPSSLPKLTAEAVFPPTSSHSDTVASVPQSKDGVAVDKDSSSLPKVIDGTVLDVSSEVSELTEIEPTSAQSLQQKKSTRKRNTGSVMKKLSSKGRKFVNDMISITKSCMGDTGGERLSQAKSYGGNEQLFKNFDLLNKQAQTFLLMQLKLCRKNKMSRTFTMEEKRMALLLMKQSPKAYKLLETMFALPTKRTLHRLSEKVIIKPGINRQLFSHIRNTVKNWGQQQKLCSIVFDEIALTPYLTYNESNDLIHGFVDVAGERKMKFCDHALVFMIRGICSSWRQCISYYFCEGTTSTNEMQEILKQIVAEVAQTGLIPLGLVCDQGSTFRTAIKKFREETIRYRNDEANTEDDGTVHIAGHHLSVFYDPPHLLKGLRNNFLNKNIIWEGKRASWKDIQYIYDIDSRLGHTRALPKLTAHHVDPDKIKKMKVSVAAQVFSSRTAAMLNYTAALNKLHNPDSSDTDTMEATAELIEFFDTLFDSVNGSPGGATKGKLRKAVKKNSAHHKFWLEAIEKLNKIQYEDVTSKLALRQGNPRLVRVPSLEGWVVTLNSFSRISKILFDEFGVEYFYPRNINQDPLENFFGRVRALNYRNVKPNACSFVHTFKSLLLSNILSPHSKFANCEVDNGEVLLQKDFLFDVEDLEDHEDNKENQCPNIISRPSTSQVCPSESKLDYQKHGSTLQKMKVECSAYTAGYLCRKISKTINCQRCLSTYISSSKEDHHAYIQFREYKRLKNTLPPFSPAVA